From the genome of Streptomyces sp. NBC_01260, one region includes:
- the tkt gene encoding transketolase: MSTKPTTTDLQWTELDQRAVDTVRVLAADAVQKVGNGHPGTAMSLAPAAYTLFQKVMRHDPADAEWTGRDRFVLSVGHSSLTLYIQLYLAGYGLELEDLEAFRTWGSKTPGHPEYGHTTGVETTTGPLGQGVANAVGMAMASRYERGLFDPEAAPGTSPFDHMIWAVAGDGCLQEGISAEASSLAGHQKLGNLVLLWDDNHISIEGDTETAVSEDTLKRYEAYGWHVQRVAQLPSGDLDPAGLYEALQAAKAETTRPSFIAARSIIAWPAPNAQNTGAAHGSALGADEVAATKKVLGFDPEKSFQVADEVIAHTREALDRGRETKAEWEKAFAAWRTANPQRAAEFDRIRAGELPKGWEDKLPVFETGKGVATRAASGKVLQALGEIVPELWGGSADLAGSNNTTIDKTSSFLPAGNPLPGADPYGRTIHFGIREHAMAAAMNGIALHGNTRIYGGTFLVFSDYMRNAVRLSALMHAPVTYVWTHDSVGLGEDGPTHQPVEHLASLRAIPGLNVVRPADANETAIAWREILRRYTKVFGKGAPHGLALTRQGVPTYEANENAAKGGYVIFDAETPDGQSAAPQLVLIATGSEVQLAVGAREELQAAGIPTRVVSMPCVEWFEEQDQAYKDSVLPPSVKARVAVEAGIALTWYRYVGDAGRIVSLEHFGASADAKVLFREFGFTAEHVAAAARESLAAAAR, translated from the coding sequence GTGAGCACCAAGCCGACCACCACAGACCTCCAGTGGACCGAATTGGACCAGCGGGCCGTGGACACTGTCCGCGTTCTCGCCGCGGACGCCGTACAGAAGGTCGGAAACGGCCACCCGGGTACGGCCATGAGCCTGGCTCCCGCCGCGTACACCCTCTTCCAGAAGGTGATGCGGCACGACCCCGCCGATGCGGAGTGGACCGGTCGTGACCGGTTCGTGCTCTCGGTGGGCCACAGCAGCCTGACCCTGTACATCCAGCTCTACCTGGCCGGGTACGGCCTGGAGCTGGAGGACCTCGAAGCCTTCCGCACCTGGGGCTCGAAGACTCCGGGCCACCCGGAGTACGGCCACACCACGGGCGTGGAGACGACCACCGGCCCGCTGGGCCAGGGTGTCGCCAACGCCGTGGGCATGGCCATGGCCTCCCGCTACGAGCGCGGCCTGTTCGACCCCGAGGCGGCCCCCGGCACCTCGCCGTTCGACCACATGATCTGGGCCGTCGCCGGCGACGGCTGCCTCCAGGAGGGCATCTCCGCGGAGGCGTCCTCGCTGGCCGGGCACCAGAAGCTGGGCAACCTGGTCCTCCTGTGGGACGACAACCACATCTCCATCGAGGGCGACACGGAGACCGCGGTCTCCGAGGACACCCTGAAGCGCTACGAGGCCTACGGCTGGCACGTCCAGCGTGTCGCGCAGCTGCCCAGCGGTGACCTGGACCCGGCGGGTCTGTACGAGGCGCTCCAGGCCGCGAAGGCCGAGACCACCCGCCCGTCGTTCATCGCGGCCCGCTCGATCATCGCCTGGCCCGCTCCGAACGCCCAGAACACCGGGGCCGCGCACGGCTCGGCCCTCGGCGCCGACGAGGTCGCCGCGACCAAGAAGGTCCTCGGCTTCGACCCGGAGAAGTCCTTCCAGGTCGCCGACGAGGTCATCGCGCACACCCGTGAGGCGCTGGACCGCGGTCGTGAGACCAAGGCCGAGTGGGAGAAGGCCTTCGCCGCCTGGCGCACCGCGAACCCGCAGCGCGCCGCCGAGTTCGACCGCATCCGCGCGGGCGAGCTGCCCAAGGGCTGGGAGGACAAGCTCCCGGTCTTCGAGACCGGCAAGGGTGTCGCCACCCGCGCCGCCTCCGGCAAGGTGCTCCAGGCGCTGGGCGAGATCGTCCCCGAGCTGTGGGGCGGCTCGGCCGACCTCGCGGGCTCGAACAACACCACGATCGACAAGACGTCGTCGTTCCTGCCGGCGGGCAATCCGCTGCCGGGCGCGGACCCGTACGGGCGCACAATCCACTTCGGCATCCGCGAGCACGCGATGGCCGCCGCCATGAACGGCATCGCGCTGCACGGCAACACCCGCATCTACGGCGGCACCTTCCTGGTGTTCTCCGACTACATGCGCAACGCCGTGCGCCTGTCCGCGCTGATGCACGCGCCGGTGACCTACGTGTGGACGCACGACTCGGTCGGTCTCGGCGAGGACGGCCCGACCCACCAGCCGGTGGAGCACCTGGCCTCGCTGCGCGCCATCCCGGGCCTGAACGTCGTCCGCCCGGCCGACGCCAACGAGACCGCGATCGCCTGGCGCGAGATCCTGCGCCGCTACACCAAGGTGTTCGGCAAGGGCGCCCCGCACGGCCTGGCACTGACCCGTCAGGGCGTGCCGACGTACGAGGCGAACGAGAACGCGGCCAAGGGCGGCTACGTGATCTTCGACGCGGAGACGCCCGACGGGCAGAGCGCGGCGCCCCAGCTCGTCCTCATCGCTACCGGTTCCGAGGTGCAGCTCGCCGTCGGGGCGCGCGAGGAGCTGCAGGCGGCCGGCATCCCGACCCGGGTGGTCTCGATGCCGTGTGTCGAGTGGTTCGAGGAGCAGGACCAGGCGTACAAGGACAGCGTCCTGCCGCCGTCCGTGAAGGCGCGTGTGGCCGTCGAGGCGGGCATCGCGCTGACCTGGTACCGGTACGTCGGGGACGCGGGCCGGATCGTCTCGCTGGAGCACTTCGGCGCCTCGGCCGACGCGAAGGTCCTCTTCCGCGAGTTCGGCTTCACCGCCGAGCACGTTGCCGCCGCCGCGCGGGAATCTCTCGCGGCCGCCGCGCGCTGA
- a CDS encoding heme o synthase → MCVTAVESRPAGVALTPSPGGHRPFGARVKAFVALTKPRIIELLLITTVPVMFLAAQGVPDLWLVLTTTIGGYLSAGGANALNMYIDRDIDALMDRTSQRPLVTGMVSPRECLAFGIALAVISTVWFGLLVNWLSAALSLGALLFYVVVYTMLLKRRTSQNIVWGGIAGCMPVLIGWSAVTNSMSWAAVILFAVIFFWTPPHYWPLSMKVRDDYARVGVPMLPVVATNRVVARQIVLYSWVMVIVSLLLTPLGYTGWFYTVVALLTGGFWLWEAHGLQSRAKAGAAGAKLKEMRLFHWSITYVSLLFVAVAVDPFLR, encoded by the coding sequence GTGTGCGTGACGGCCGTCGAGTCCCGACCCGCAGGGGTCGCCTTGACTCCGAGCCCAGGGGGCCATCGCCCATTCGGGGCCCGTGTCAAGGCATTCGTGGCACTGACCAAGCCTCGGATCATCGAGCTGTTGCTGATCACCACTGTTCCGGTGATGTTCCTGGCCGCTCAGGGTGTACCCGACCTGTGGCTCGTGCTCACTACCACCATCGGCGGCTACCTGTCCGCCGGCGGTGCCAATGCACTGAACATGTACATCGACCGCGACATCGACGCGTTGATGGACCGTACGTCGCAGCGACCGCTGGTCACCGGCATGGTGAGCCCGCGCGAGTGCCTGGCCTTCGGTATCGCCCTCGCGGTGATCTCGACGGTCTGGTTCGGACTGCTGGTGAACTGGCTGTCGGCGGCGCTGTCGCTCGGCGCCCTGCTCTTCTACGTCGTCGTGTACACGATGCTGCTGAAGCGCCGCACCTCGCAGAACATCGTCTGGGGCGGTATCGCGGGCTGCATGCCGGTCCTCATCGGCTGGTCGGCCGTGACGAATTCGATGTCCTGGGCCGCGGTGATCCTCTTCGCCGTCATCTTCTTCTGGACACCGCCGCACTACTGGCCGCTCTCCATGAAGGTGAGGGACGACTACGCGCGAGTCGGCGTCCCGATGCTTCCGGTCGTTGCCACCAATCGGGTGGTTGCCCGCCAGATCGTGCTCTACAGCTGGGTCATGGTCATCGTCTCGCTGCTGCTGACCCCGCTGGGCTACACCGGCTGGTTCTACACGGTTGTGGCCTTGCTCACCGGTGGCTTCTGGCTCTGGGAGGCACACGGCCTGCAGAGCCGGGCCAAGGCCGGAGCGGCCGGGGCCAAGCTCAAGGAGATGCGGCTGTTCCACTGGTCGATCACCTATGTGTCGCTGCTGTTCGTCGCCGTCGCCGTGGACCCCTTCCTGAGGTAG
- a CDS encoding COX15/CtaA family protein, whose amino-acid sequence MVRVPKLTRAEVAQAVRNPLQYIAERWTPSPRTVRRAAMSAVVMAVAIVVTGGAVRLTGSGLGCPTWPKCTDESLTATSAMGFHGVIEFGNRMLTYVLCAAVGWAIIAARSAKPWRRSVTRLGWAQFWVVMGNAVLGGIVVLVGLNPYTVAAHFLLSTALLTLALLTWQRVREGDTRPRPLVGKAVSQLTWLLVVAAGLLIAVGTVVTGAGRHAGDSSDVHRIPIDWKMIAQLHADLAWVVVALTVALWFVLKAVDAPIGPLHRARDLFLILMAQGVIGYVQYFTDTPEILVGLHMFGSCLVWIGVVRVLLSQRERPVAAAQVSGPAAEQPEPATA is encoded by the coding sequence ATGGTGCGCGTGCCCAAGCTGACCCGAGCCGAAGTCGCTCAAGCCGTGCGAAACCCGCTCCAGTACATCGCCGAACGCTGGACGCCGTCCCCCCGGACGGTGCGCCGTGCGGCGATGTCGGCCGTCGTGATGGCCGTCGCCATCGTCGTCACCGGCGGCGCGGTGCGGCTGACCGGTTCCGGTCTCGGCTGCCCGACCTGGCCCAAGTGCACCGACGAGAGCCTGACGGCGACAAGTGCCATGGGCTTCCACGGCGTCATCGAGTTCGGCAACCGGATGCTGACGTACGTCCTGTGCGCGGCGGTCGGGTGGGCGATCATCGCCGCCCGGTCCGCGAAGCCGTGGCGGCGCAGCGTCACCCGGCTCGGCTGGGCGCAGTTCTGGGTGGTCATGGGCAACGCCGTCCTCGGCGGCATCGTCGTGCTGGTCGGCCTCAACCCGTACACGGTCGCCGCGCACTTCCTGCTCTCCACCGCGCTCCTCACCCTCGCCCTGCTGACCTGGCAGCGCGTCCGGGAGGGCGACACCCGGCCGCGCCCGCTGGTCGGCAAGGCGGTCTCGCAGCTGACCTGGCTGCTGGTGGTCGCGGCCGGGCTGCTGATCGCGGTCGGCACGGTGGTCACCGGGGCCGGCCGGCACGCCGGTGACTCCAGCGACGTCCACCGCATCCCGATCGACTGGAAGATGATCGCGCAGTTGCACGCCGATCTCGCCTGGGTCGTGGTGGCGCTGACCGTCGCGCTCTGGTTCGTCCTGAAGGCCGTCGACGCGCCCATCGGCCCGCTGCACCGCGCCCGGGACCTCTTCCTGATCCTGATGGCGCAGGGTGTGATCGGTTACGTCCAGTACTTCACGGACACGCCGGAGATCCTGGTCGGGCTGCACATGTTCGGCTCGTGCCTGGTGTGGATCGGTGTGGTGCGCGTCCTGCTGTCGCAGCGCGAGCGGCCGGTGGCCGCCGCCCAGGTGTCCGGCCCGGCCGCCGAGCAGCCGGAGCCCGCGACAGCCTGA
- a CDS encoding ABC transporter permease, with translation MSAGTYAPRPGAAPLPRMIAAQTALETRMLLRNGEQLLLTVVIPALLLVLFSAVDIVDTGSGESVDFLTPGILALAVMSTAFTGQAIATGFERRYGVLKRLGASPLPRWALMTAKTLAVLVTEVLQVVLLTVIAFALGWSPHGNPFAVLLLLVLGTAAFSGLGLLMAGTLKAEATLAAANLVFLLLLVGGGVIVPLDKFPDAVQSVLGLLPIAALSDGLRDVLQHGAAMPWGDLGILAVWAVLGLGAAARFFHWE, from the coding sequence ATGAGCGCCGGTACGTACGCCCCCCGGCCGGGCGCCGCCCCGCTGCCCCGCATGATCGCCGCGCAGACCGCGCTGGAGACGCGGATGCTGCTGCGCAACGGCGAGCAGCTGCTGCTGACGGTGGTCATCCCGGCACTGCTGCTGGTCCTGTTCAGCGCGGTCGACATCGTGGACACCGGCTCGGGCGAGTCGGTCGACTTCCTGACCCCCGGCATCCTCGCGCTCGCCGTGATGTCCACGGCCTTCACCGGCCAGGCCATCGCCACCGGCTTCGAACGGCGCTACGGGGTGCTCAAGCGGCTCGGCGCGTCCCCGCTGCCCCGCTGGGCACTGATGACCGCCAAGACCCTGGCCGTGCTGGTCACCGAGGTGCTCCAGGTGGTGCTGCTGACGGTGATCGCCTTCGCGCTGGGCTGGTCGCCGCACGGCAACCCGTTCGCCGTCCTGCTGCTGCTCGTCCTCGGCACGGCCGCGTTCTCCGGGCTCGGCCTGCTGATGGCCGGGACGCTGAAGGCGGAGGCGACCCTCGCCGCCGCCAACCTGGTCTTCCTGCTGCTGCTGGTCGGCGGCGGAGTCATCGTGCCGCTGGACAAGTTCCCGGACGCGGTCCAGTCCGTGCTGGGGCTGCTGCCGATCGCCGCCCTGTCCGACGGCCTGCGGGACGTACTCCAGCACGGTGCGGCGATGCCGTGGGGCGACCTCGGCATCCTGGCCGTCTGGGCGGTGCTGGGCCTGGGCGCGGCGGCACGGTTCTTCCACTGGGAGTGA
- a CDS encoding ABC transporter ATP-binding protein: MKSEPAPPPSGPAVQVRGLVKRYGDRTAVDGLDLCMGAGAVTAVLGPNGAGKTTTIETCEGYRRPDEGTVRVLGLDPVTDAARLRPRIGVMLQSGGVYSGARADEMLRHMAKLHAHPLDVDALIERLGLGGCGRTTYRRLSGGQQQRLALAMAVVGRPELVFLDEPTAGLDPQARRSTWDLVRELRTDGVSVVLTTHFMDEAEELADDVAIIDAGGLIAQGSPETLCRGGAENTLRFTGRPGLDLGSLLKALPDGSEAVELSTGAYRISGQVDPQLLATVTSWCAQNGVMPSGISVERHTLEDVFLELTGKELRA, from the coding sequence ATGAAGAGCGAGCCCGCCCCACCCCCGTCCGGCCCGGCTGTCCAGGTCCGCGGCCTGGTGAAGCGGTACGGCGACAGGACGGCGGTGGACGGCCTCGACCTGTGCATGGGCGCCGGTGCGGTCACCGCGGTCCTCGGCCCCAACGGCGCCGGGAAGACCACCACGATCGAAACCTGCGAGGGGTACCGCCGTCCGGATGAGGGGACGGTCCGGGTCCTCGGCCTCGACCCCGTCACCGACGCGGCGCGGCTGCGCCCCCGGATCGGCGTGATGCTCCAGTCCGGCGGCGTCTACTCCGGCGCACGCGCCGACGAGATGCTCCGCCACATGGCGAAACTCCACGCCCACCCACTGGACGTGGACGCCCTGATCGAGCGCCTGGGCCTGGGCGGCTGCGGCCGCACCACCTACCGGCGGCTCTCCGGCGGCCAGCAGCAGCGGCTCGCCCTCGCGATGGCCGTCGTCGGCCGCCCCGAGCTGGTCTTCCTCGACGAGCCGACCGCGGGCCTGGACCCGCAGGCCCGCCGCTCCACCTGGGACCTCGTACGGGAACTGCGCACCGACGGCGTCTCGGTCGTGCTCACCACCCACTTCATGGACGAGGCCGAGGAGCTCGCCGACGACGTCGCGATCATCGACGCGGGCGGGCTCATCGCCCAGGGCAGCCCGGAGACGCTCTGCCGCGGCGGCGCCGAGAACACCCTGCGTTTCACCGGCCGCCCCGGTCTCGACCTCGGCTCCCTGCTGAAGGCGCTGCCCGACGGTTCGGAGGCGGTCGAGCTCAGCACGGGCGCGTACCGCATCAGCGGCCAGGTCGACCCGCAGCTGCTGGCCACCGTCACCTCCTGGTGCGCGCAGAACGGCGTGATGCCCTCCGGCATCTCCGTCGAGCGCCACACCCTGGAGGACGTCTTCCTGGAACTGACCGGCAAGGAGCTGCGCGCATGA
- a CDS encoding helix-turn-helix transcriptional regulator: protein MKYVGEAPQEELATGERSTRNRIARSVLDHGPSTAADLAKRLGLTQAAVRRQLDALVSDDVVEAREQRVYGARTRGRPAKVFALTDCGRDAFDQSYDALAADALRWIAETSGDEAVMAFARARVADQSAAYRAAIEDADPETRTEALAKALSADGYAATARSAPGPQQGEQLCQHHCPVAHVAEQYPQLCEAETEIFSSLLGTHVQRLATIAHGDGVCTTYIPRSGHPTSQTTDSASTSKSGRNPA from the coding sequence GTGAAATACGTTGGCGAGGCTCCGCAGGAGGAACTCGCGACCGGTGAGCGTTCGACGCGCAACCGGATCGCGCGCTCCGTCCTGGACCACGGCCCGTCCACCGCCGCCGATCTCGCGAAGCGCCTGGGTCTCACCCAGGCCGCCGTCCGCCGCCAGCTCGATGCCCTCGTCTCCGACGATGTCGTCGAGGCCCGCGAGCAGCGGGTGTACGGGGCGCGCACCCGTGGCCGTCCGGCCAAGGTGTTCGCCCTGACCGACTGCGGCCGGGACGCCTTCGACCAGTCCTACGACGCGCTCGCCGCGGACGCCCTGCGCTGGATCGCCGAGACCTCGGGCGACGAAGCGGTCATGGCGTTCGCCCGTGCCAGGGTCGCCGACCAGTCGGCGGCCTACCGCGCGGCGATCGAGGACGCGGATCCCGAGACCCGTACGGAGGCGCTGGCCAAGGCCTTGTCCGCCGACGGGTACGCTGCTACGGCGCGTAGCGCGCCGGGCCCGCAGCAGGGTGAGCAGCTGTGCCAGCACCACTGCCCGGTCGCACACGTCGCCGAGCAGTACCCGCAGCTGTGCGAGGCGGAGACAGAGATCTTCTCCAGCCTCCTGGGGACCCATGTGCAGCGTCTCGCCACCATCGCCCACGGCGACGGGGTGTGCACGACCTACATCCCGCGCAGCGGCCACCCCACCTCACAGACCACTGATTCAGCATCCACAAGCAAGTCCGGGAGGAACCCCGCATGA
- the sufB gene encoding Fe-S cluster assembly protein SufB — translation MTLPTETAHPELDGLGTYEFGWADSDAAGAAAKRGLSEAVVRDISDKKNEPEWMLKLRLKGLKLFGKKPMPNWGSDLSGIDFDNIKYFVRSTEKQAESWEDLPEDIKNTYDKLGIPEAEKQRLVAGVAAQYESEVVYHQINEELEAQGVIFMDTDTALKEHPELFKEYFGTVIPVGDNKFASLNSAVWSGGSFIYVPKGVHVEIPLQAYFRINTENMGQFERTLIIVDEDAYVHYVEGCTAPIYSSDSLHSAVVEIIVKKGGRCRYTTIQNWSNNVYNLVTKRAVAYEGATMEWVDGNIGSKVTMKYPAVYLMGEHAKGETLSIAFAGEGQHQDAGAKMVHMAPNTSSNIVSKSVARGGGRTSYRGLIEIGEGAPGAKSNVLCDALLVDTISRSDTYPYVDVREDDVSMGHEATVSKVSEDQLFYLMSRGMTEFEAMAMIVRGFVEPIAKELPMEYALELNRLIELQMEGSVG, via the coding sequence ATGACGCTCCCTACGGAGACTGCCCATCCTGAGCTCGATGGCCTGGGCACGTACGAATTCGGCTGGGCCGACTCCGACGCGGCAGGCGCGGCGGCCAAGCGCGGCCTCTCCGAGGCTGTCGTCCGCGACATCTCGGACAAGAAGAACGAGCCCGAGTGGATGCTGAAGCTGCGGCTCAAGGGCCTCAAGCTCTTCGGCAAGAAGCCCATGCCGAACTGGGGCTCGGACCTGTCGGGCATCGACTTCGACAACATCAAGTACTTCGTGCGCTCGACGGAGAAGCAGGCGGAGTCCTGGGAGGACCTGCCCGAGGACATCAAGAACACGTACGACAAGCTCGGTATCCCGGAGGCGGAGAAGCAGCGCCTCGTCGCCGGTGTCGCCGCGCAGTACGAGTCCGAGGTCGTCTACCACCAGATCAACGAGGAGCTGGAGGCGCAGGGTGTCATCTTCATGGACACCGACACCGCGCTGAAGGAGCACCCGGAGCTCTTCAAGGAGTACTTCGGCACCGTCATCCCCGTCGGTGACAACAAGTTCGCCTCGCTGAACTCGGCCGTGTGGTCCGGTGGCTCGTTCATCTACGTGCCGAAGGGCGTGCACGTCGAGATCCCGCTCCAGGCCTACTTCCGTATCAACACGGAGAACATGGGCCAGTTCGAGCGGACGCTGATCATCGTCGACGAGGACGCCTACGTCCACTACGTCGAGGGCTGCACCGCGCCGATCTACTCCTCGGACTCGCTGCACTCCGCGGTCGTCGAGATCATCGTGAAGAAGGGCGGCCGCTGCCGCTACACGACGATCCAGAACTGGTCGAACAACGTCTACAACCTGGTGACCAAGCGCGCCGTCGCCTACGAGGGCGCCACCATGGAGTGGGTCGACGGCAACATCGGCTCCAAGGTCACCATGAAGTACCCGGCCGTCTACCTGATGGGCGAGCACGCCAAGGGCGAGACCCTGTCCATCGCCTTCGCGGGCGAGGGCCAGCACCAGGACGCCGGCGCCAAGATGGTCCACATGGCCCCGAACACCTCGTCCAACATCGTCTCCAAGTCGGTGGCACGAGGCGGCGGCCGCACCTCCTACCGCGGTCTGATCGAGATCGGCGAGGGCGCGCCGGGCGCGAAGTCCAACGTCCTGTGCGACGCGCTGCTGGTCGACACGATCTCGCGCTCCGACACCTACCCCTACGTCGACGTCCGCGAGGACGATGTGTCGATGGGGCACGAGGCGACCGTCTCCAAGGTCTCCGAGGACCAGCTCTTCTACCTGATGAGCCGCGGCATGACCGAGTTCGAGGCGATGGCGATGATCGTGCGCGGCTTCGTCGAGCCGATCGCGAAGGAGCTCCCGATGGAGTACGCCCTTGAGCTCAACCGGCTGATCGAGCTGCAGATGGAGGGTTCGGTCGGCTAG
- the sufD gene encoding Fe-S cluster assembly protein SufD, which produces MAEAQNIPAGSTTAGSIAVAAESTVATRMSAPPSFDVADFPVPHGREEEWRFTPLERLRGLHDGTAVANGGGVKVAIEAPSGVTVETVGRDDARLGKAGTPVDRVAAQAYSSFEQASVVTVDKEAVLTEPIRIAVHGEGGVAYGHQVIALGAFAEAVVVIDHTGDAVLAANVDYVLGDGAKLTVVSVQDWDEKAVHVGQHNALVGRDASFKSIVVTFGGDIVRIHPRIAYAGPGGEAELFGLYFTDKGQHQEHRLLVDHNAPHCKSNVAYKGALQGDGAHAVWIGDVLIQASAEGTDTYEMNRNLVLTDGARVDSVPNLEIETGEIVGAGHASATGRFDDEQLFYLQSRGIPAEEARRLVVRGFFAELVQQIGLPDVEARLLDKIETELKASV; this is translated from the coding sequence ATGGCTGAGGCTCAGAACATTCCGGCGGGTTCCACCACCGCCGGCTCCATCGCGGTGGCCGCCGAGTCGACCGTCGCCACGCGCATGAGCGCACCCCCGTCCTTCGACGTCGCGGACTTCCCGGTCCCGCACGGCCGCGAGGAGGAGTGGCGGTTCACGCCGCTGGAGCGGCTGCGCGGCCTGCACGACGGCACGGCCGTCGCCAACGGCGGCGGCGTGAAGGTCGCGATCGAGGCCCCCTCGGGCGTCACGGTCGAGACCGTCGGTCGCGACGACGCCCGGCTGGGCAAGGCCGGTACGCCGGTGGACCGGGTGGCCGCGCAGGCCTACTCGTCCTTCGAGCAGGCCTCCGTCGTCACGGTCGACAAGGAAGCCGTGCTCACCGAGCCGATCCGGATCGCGGTCCACGGCGAGGGCGGGGTGGCCTACGGCCACCAGGTCATCGCCCTGGGCGCCTTCGCCGAGGCCGTCGTCGTCATCGACCACACCGGTGACGCGGTGCTCGCCGCGAACGTCGACTACGTCCTGGGCGACGGTGCGAAGCTGACCGTCGTCTCCGTCCAGGACTGGGACGAGAAGGCCGTCCACGTCGGCCAGCACAACGCGCTGGTCGGCCGGGACGCCTCCTTCAAGTCCATCGTCGTCACCTTCGGCGGCGACATCGTCCGCATCCACCCGCGGATCGCCTACGCGGGCCCCGGCGGCGAGGCCGAGCTCTTCGGCCTGTACTTCACCGACAAGGGCCAGCACCAGGAGCACCGCCTCCTGGTCGACCACAACGCCCCGCACTGCAAGTCCAACGTGGCCTACAAGGGCGCGCTGCAGGGCGACGGCGCGCACGCCGTGTGGATCGGTGACGTCCTGATCCAGGCCAGTGCCGAGGGCACCGACACCTACGAGATGAACCGCAACCTGGTTCTCACCGACGGTGCGCGGGTCGACTCGGTGCCGAACCTGGAGATCGAGACCGGCGAGATCGTCGGCGCCGGCCACGCCTCCGCGACCGGCCGCTTCGACGACGAGCAGCTGTTCTACCTCCAGTCCCGCGGGATTCCCGCCGAGGAGGCCCGCCGCCTCGTCGTGCGCGGCTTCTTCGCCGAGCTGGTGCAGCAGATCGGCCTGCCGGACGTCGAAGCCCGTCTCCTCGACAAGATCGAGACCGAGCTGAAGGCGTCGGTCTGA
- a CDS encoding bifunctional 3-phenylpropionate/cinnamic acid dioxygenase ferredoxin subunit: MAFVKVCALSELEDDTPKRVELDGTPVSVVRTEGEVFAINDICSHANVSLSEGEVEDCMIECWLHGSSFDLRTGKPSGLPATRPVPVYPVKIQGDDVLVSVTQET; encoded by the coding sequence ATGGCCTTCGTCAAGGTGTGTGCGCTGAGCGAGCTGGAGGACGACACCCCCAAGCGGGTGGAGCTCGACGGCACGCCGGTGTCCGTCGTCCGCACCGAGGGCGAGGTGTTCGCGATCAACGACATCTGCTCGCACGCGAACGTCTCACTGTCCGAGGGCGAGGTCGAGGACTGCATGATCGAGTGCTGGCTGCACGGATCGAGCTTCGACCTGCGCACCGGCAAGCCGTCCGGCCTTCCCGCGACGCGCCCCGTCCCCGTATACCCCGTCAAGATCCAAGGGGACGATGTGCTCGTCTCCGTCACCCAGGAGACCTGA
- the sufC gene encoding Fe-S cluster assembly ATPase SufC translates to MATLEINDLHVTVEADNATKEILKGVDLTVKQGETHAIMGPNGSGKSTLAYSLAGHPKYTITSGTVTLDGENVLEMTVDERARAGLFLAMQYPVEIPGVSVSNFLRTSATAVRGEAPKLRTWVKEVKEAMAELQMDPAFAERNVNEGFSGGEKKRHEILQLELLKPKIAVLDETDSGLDVDALKTVSEGVNRVRESGEVGTLLITHYTRILKYIKPDFVHVFANGRIAASGGAELADTLENEGYEAYTKGGASA, encoded by the coding sequence ATGGCAACGCTTGAAATCAACGACCTGCACGTCACCGTCGAGGCCGACAACGCCACGAAGGAGATCCTCAAGGGCGTCGACCTGACCGTGAAGCAGGGCGAGACCCACGCCATCATGGGCCCCAACGGGTCCGGCAAGTCCACCCTCGCGTACTCCCTCGCAGGCCACCCCAAGTACACGATCACCAGCGGCACGGTGACCCTGGACGGCGAGAACGTCCTGGAGATGACCGTCGACGAGCGCGCCCGCGCCGGTCTGTTCCTCGCCATGCAGTACCCGGTCGAGATCCCCGGTGTCTCGGTCTCCAACTTCCTGCGCACCTCCGCCACCGCCGTCCGCGGCGAGGCGCCCAAGCTGCGTACCTGGGTGAAGGAGGTCAAGGAGGCGATGGCCGAACTCCAGATGGACCCCGCCTTCGCCGAGCGCAACGTCAACGAGGGCTTCTCCGGCGGTGAGAAGAAGCGCCACGAGATCCTTCAGCTGGAGCTCCTCAAGCCGAAGATCGCGGTCCTCGACGAGACCGACTCCGGTCTGGACGTCGACGCGCTGAAGACCGTCTCCGAAGGCGTCAACCGGGTCCGCGAGTCCGGCGAGGTCGGCACCCTGCTGATCACGCACTACACGCGCATCCTCAAGTACATCAAGCCCGACTTCGTGCATGTCTTCGCCAACGGCCGCATCGCCGCGTCCGGTGGCGCCGAACTCGCCGACACGCTGGAGAACGAGGGCTACGAGGCCTACACGAAGGGTGGCGCTTCCGCGTGA